Part of the Leptodactylus fuscus isolate aLepFus1 chromosome 6, aLepFus1.hap2, whole genome shotgun sequence genome, TCCCTTCTATTTTATCACTACCCCCTGTAGGGGTCTTACAGAACCCTGCCCATAGTGAAGAACCTCCATAGTGATTGTATCCCTGAAGATATTAGAGTCTAGCGCAGACAATAAGGACAGGTAACCTCTCTGCAAGAGATTAGCCAGAGCAAACATTACACCAAGACAAGGTTTACATTTTGGAGACAGTGTAATGTAACAGTCTACAAGGGCTGGATCCGCCGCTAGTGGAAGCCTTGCAGTCACAGATTACTTACGGTCAAGTCCATTTATGTATCGCATTCTGatttcacagtggccccatactgcACTGACAACCGGGTACAGTTTCTTTCCCTTTAATCCTCTAAAGGCAATGCCCATGTACTGTCCATCCACAATGAAGCTGAGCGTACCATCATCCATATCTAGTACCACCAGGAAAGAATCGGGCACAATGAAGGTTTCATCCGGCTCCAAAAAGGCAGGGTATGTTCTACTTGGCTGATTCTTACCATCATGATACAGTTTGTTCCTACCCAAGTCCCATCCCCAGGATTTCCCATTGCTTCCTATGAGTGTGGTGTAACCCACAGAATGGAGTGGAGCGTCTGCGGTTGCTACCCCCACCACTGCATGAGTCCCTCGTTGTCTCATCACCCATGTTATCTCCCACACATGCAAGCCTCGTGTATAACCAGTTTTGCCACGAATGGCGTCAGTGCTCTGTGCCACCGGATGCCGGTGAAAAACAAGTTTGTCGTCCTCTTTGACAAAAACATTGAGTGATCGATCGTTATTATTCCATGAATGTTGGAGCTGTACTTCGTGTGACACTGGAGGCATGTCCAACAAGAGGTCCAGGCGAGCGGGTTTACAGTAGTCCAGACCCTGCAGATCTTCCTTCAGAGGTCTGTATGCGGGGTCCCTCATGTCCACTGTCTTAATGCCTCCTGTCACCTTCTGACCCATATTCCACCGCAGGTTTACAAGTTTTATAGATCCAGGGGCAATCTCATGCAGTTGTCCGACCTCCTGAGCGCCGCTGGCCAGTAGGAATCTCTGGGAGGTTGATGTTCAAGCCTGGCTGGTCTAGTGGAAAGAGAAAGAAAAGTTAATGTTTTACTACAGTCAGAGGGAAAAACAAGCTTGGGAAGAGCTATGAGTTATAAGATTTGGGATACACAAGTGGCATGTGAAAGGCTAGAACTGGCTACAGAGATTGGGGAAAGAGGGAATACCATGAAGTAGGAGACCCATTCTCACCCAAATGAGTGCCTGCCATTATACTGCTCCTTTCTAACCAGTCACAACAAAGTCCGCAGCTAGCCATATGACCACTGACTGGTGGACTAACATGGTATTGCAGCACAGTAAACTATTGTCAGGTGAGTGCATGCCATTTTCCTCCCTATTAAATCTGATTTTGGGGGAAGGGAGCTGTCTGACCACCCAACATGTATATAGTGGGTGATGCATATCCAGGTGTGTGGGCGCAGTTTGTTCTTTCCATGCAGGTATATGAAAGAAAAAGGGTTTGTGAGCTTATGGCTGAACTAGCACGGGCTGAGCTGTCACTAGACATTGCTGCCACTTCCAAACCATGTTACCTACATGACAGACAGCAGATaccaggatata contains:
- the SPSB1 gene encoding SPRY domain-containing SOCS box protein 1 gives rise to the protein MGQKVTGGIKTVDMRDPAYRPLKEDLQGLDYCKPARLDLLLDMPPVSHEVQLQHSWNNNDRSLNVFVKEDDKLVFHRHPVAQSTDAIRGKTGYTRGLHVWEITWVMRQRGTHAVVGVATADAPLHSVGYTTLIGSNGKSWGWDLGRNKLYHDGKNQPSRTYPAFLEPDETFIVPDSFLVVLDMDDGTLSFIVDGQYMGIAFRGLKGKKLYPVVSAVWGHCEIRMRYINGLDPEPLPLMDLCRRAVRLALGKDRLNEIQTLPLPASLKGYLLYH